A region of the Bacteroidota bacterium genome:
GGAGCAGCTTGATCGGTGATTAATCCAGTCTAACACGCGTGTCATGTGTTAGGAGTAGCCTCAAATACGCCGGCCCACCAGGGCCCTTCATGGTCATGCTGCAACAAGTTGAAACCGGCAGCGCGGGCAGCTTCTTCCATCATCGGATGGTCGGCAACCAACACACCTGATAAAAACAAACGGCCACCTGGTGCAATTTTCTGCGCAAATTCAGGCAGATACGCGAGCAGTACGTTCCGGTTGATATTGGCAAAAATC
Encoded here:
- a CDS encoding 50S ribosomal protein L11 methyltransferase is translated as IFANINRNVLLAYLPEFAQKIAPGGRLFLSGVLVADHPMMEEAARAAGFNLLQHDHEGPWWAGVFEATPNT